In the Candidatus Dependentiae bacterium genome, GACGACAATACTTACAACACAAAAGAATATCATCACAACTGTCATGACTGCCATCATCATAATTTAATGAATTACATACATGCAATTCAGCTCGAGTAGTCGTTATGAATGGGCACTTACTACAAATAAAAATACCATGTTCAGCGTGGCTCCTTTGAACATGGATTATAAAACGAGTTCTATCATCTCTGATTGAAACCTTACCAAATGAAGGAATCGTGCACCAAGGACATTTTAAATGCATATGTATTGAATGGTCCCATGCCTTTTCTTTTATGCTGAAACCGATACGGCAAGCCTCACACACAGCATCACTCAGTCGAAATTCTAGAAATGGCTGCTGATTATTATTGTATGCACTCGAAGCATAATGAATTTGAGCGTGATGCAAAGGCATCTGACAGTAAGTAACAGATTTCTTAAATGCCAATTTCTTTACCGATTGTTCTAATAATGATTGATACGATCCGTTCATGGTAAAAACCGGCGCAAAGCCGATTAAACAACCAGATATTGATAACAATGTAACAACACAATTCATTAGATCCCTATGCACCTATTGCTCAGCAAGTCAATTGTCTCAAGAGCATCCCGAACAGGTTTGTCCCCACGAATCGCAGCACTCATTTCGTCAAGCATAATTTTACGAATTTCAGGAAATTTTGGTAATAAAATTCCACGCGAAAATTCTTGTGATTGGCTCAAAAGTGATTCAATGGCAACTAAAGCAGCCTGTTGTGCAAGAGCACTTTTATAGAGAAAAGAATTAGACCTTATTGCTTGATGTGCCGCTTGAATAACCGGAATATAGCCAGACTGTTGATGCCATTTCATCTGGGTATCAACTGAAATAAGATACTGGAAAAAATGGGCTATTGCCTGATAGGTTTCTTGGTCGTATCCATCCAAAGCCCAAAATGATGCCCCACCAGCAATAGTGTTATAGGGCTTTTCAACTTCACAGCTCCAGTAAGGCAAAGCAGCAACTCCCACTTCGAAAGAATCGTGCAACATAGCCTGGATAATCGGAAGCCGATTTGAACCCTGAAGCAACATAACTATCTCTTGATTTACAAACGCTTTCTCTACATCTGAAGCACTCTTAAGGGTTAACCAACCATTTTGGTACCACGTATGCAAGGCAGAAAAATGTCGATTAAAAAATGGAGAATTTAAGCACAGCTGTGCATCATCACCATCAACTCCATTACCCTGCGTAGCAATTGCTTGATTATGCCATGCTGCAGATTGGTCTATAAAATGGCCGTGTAACCACCCTGCTCCCAAAACATTTTGAGCGCCATGTTCTTTTAAGCTCTTTGCAATATCTTGAAAGAGTTCCCATGTAGTTGGTGGCACGAGTCCAAGTTCATCAAATTTTGTTTTGTTATAAAAAAGAATAACTGTTGAAGCGTTAAACGGCAGAGAACAAAGCTCTGTTGCCCGTGCCCTGTAAAACTGAGCAATAGTCGGCAAGAATAAAGAATCATCGAGCTTAGCACCTATAGTCTTCATGACATCAGGAAGACTTTTAAACAGTGCCCTCTTTTGCTGCTCTTGATGCATAACACGCGTACCCATTTCATAAATCTGAGCAATATGAGGCCGAGCCTCTTTTTCTTCTGAATCAGAGTCTTGGTTGATAACAGCATCTAAGGTCTGGTCATAGGTTCCCTTAAACACTGGTTTGATTTCTATATTCAAAGATGTTTTATTGTAATCATCAACAATTTCATTAAAAATTTTTCCCAATACCGAATCCATTGCATGCCAAACGATAATTGTTTTCTTGGCTGAGCATCTGTTCATGCAAATGATACCGATTAATAAACCTGTTATACTGATAACGCTTATAAATTTTTTTATGTTTTTCATCCAGAGCTCCAAATCTCAAGGGCCTGCATATGCAAGCCCTTTTTAAATCTCATTTTTTTTCAAGTAAGCGATTCACAAGCACTATTCACACTTGTTCAAATCAGCGGCTCGTGCAAGCACCGCTTCAAGCGTCAACCCAAACTCTTGAGTGCCATCAGCAAGACGCAAAGTCACAGTATTTTGTTCTTGCTCTTTTTTTCCAAGAACAATCATCCACGGAACTTTGTCCACTTGTGCACGGCGAATTTGTGCGGAAATCTGATCGCCTGTTTCGTCAAGCTCCATACGCAGCCCCGCAGCGGTAATTTGGTCTGCTACACGGCGTGAATAATCGGCCTGGTGATCGGTAATTTTGAGCACACGTACTTGGACCGGAGCCAACCAGAAGGGCAGATGCCCTTTAAAATGCTCAAGCAAAATTCCCAAAAAGCGCTCAATTGATCCATAAATTGCAACGTGCATAATGACTGGACGTTTACGCGATTGATCAGCATCAATATACTCAAGCTTGAAATTTTCCGGTTGAATAAAGTCAATTTGACAGGTTCCACATTGCCACTCACGTCCCATTGCATCAAGAATTTTGATATCAATTTTGGGACCATAAAAAGCTCCACCGCCCTCATCAACTTCGTATGCAATTCCCATTTCTTCAAAAGTGTTACGCAACACTGCTGTTGCTTTTTCCCAAACCTCTGAACCGCTCCCCATCGACTTTTCTGGGCGAGTCGATAAAAAGTACTTAATAGAGCTGAATCCAAATTTCTTGTATATTTTATCAACACGTTCAAGAACCAATTTTACCGCATCGCCAATTTGATCAACAGTACAAAAAGTATGTGAATCATCTTGTGTAAAGCCACGCACTCTAAATAAACCATGGAGTACACCAGAAAGCTCACGACGATGCACAAAGCCAAACTCTGCAAGGCGAAGTGGAAGTTCTTTGTATGAACGAGGCCGCTCTTGATAATGCAAAATTGCCCCGGGACAGTTCATCGGCTTAACACAAAACGGGACGTCTTCGGTACTGGTGAAAAACATATTTTCACGATAGTTATCATAATGACCCGAAGTATGCCAGAGCGATTCATTCAAGATAAAAGGAGTTTTAATCTCTTGATACAGTGAACCACGAAGCTTACGCATCAAATCAATAAGTTTATGATAGACAATCAAACCCTTGTGATGAAAAAATGGAACACCGGGAGAAACATCGTGAAATGAGAAGAGTTCAAGTTGTTTACCAAGCTTGCGATGGTCATACAACTCAGCCTCTTCAATACGCTTAAAATAAGCGTCCATTGCTTCTTGAGTTTCAAATGCGACTCCACTGATACGCTGCAGCGCGATACCGTCGCGATTTGCTCGCCAGTATGAACCGGAAATTGCAGTCAGTTTAA is a window encoding:
- a CDS encoding extracellular solute-binding protein — encoded protein: MKNIKKFISVISITGLLIGIICMNRCSAKKTIIVWHAMDSVLGKIFNEIVDDYNKTSLNIEIKPVFKGTYDQTLDAVINQDSDSEEKEARPHIAQIYEMGTRVMHQEQQKRALFKSLPDVMKTIGAKLDDSLFLPTIAQFYRARATELCSLPFNASTVILFYNKTKFDELGLVPPTTWELFQDIAKSLKEHGAQNVLGAGWLHGHFIDQSAAWHNQAIATQGNGVDGDDAQLCLNSPFFNRHFSALHTWYQNGWLTLKSASDVEKAFVNQEIVMLLQGSNRLPIIQAMLHDSFEVGVAALPYWSCEVEKPYNTIAGGASFWALDGYDQETYQAIAHFFQYLISVDTQMKWHQQSGYIPVIQAAHQAIRSNSFLYKSALAQQAALVAIESLLSQSQEFSRGILLPKFPEIRKIMLDEMSAAIRGDKPVRDALETIDLLSNRCIGI
- the thrS gene encoding threonine--tRNA ligase — its product is MNDNNYLHNLRHSAAHLLAQAVLGLFPGTKLTIGPVTEYGFFYDFLPLKNFKEDDLTVIEKRMRELAKKNYKITGGQIPKDQARPMFKDNQFKLELIDGIADETVGVYHQGDFYDLCKGGHVDAIGEIKFFKLTAISGSYWRANRDGIALQRISGVAFETQEAMDAYFKRIEEAELYDHRKLGKQLELFSFHDVSPGVPFFHHKGLIVYHKLIDLMRKLRGSLYQEIKTPFILNESLWHTSGHYDNYRENMFFTSTEDVPFCVKPMNCPGAILHYQERPRSYKELPLRLAEFGFVHRRELSGVLHGLFRVRGFTQDDSHTFCTVDQIGDAVKLVLERVDKIYKKFGFSSIKYFLSTRPEKSMGSGSEVWEKATAVLRNTFEEMGIAYEVDEGGGAFYGPKIDIKILDAMGREWQCGTCQIDFIQPENFKLEYIDADQSRKRPVIMHVAIYGSIERFLGILLEHFKGHLPFWLAPVQVRVLKITDHQADYSRRVADQITAAGLRMELDETGDQISAQIRRAQVDKVPWMIVLGKKEQEQNTVTLRLADGTQEFGLTLEAVLARAADLNKCE